In Acidobacteriota bacterium, one genomic interval encodes:
- a CDS encoding (Fe-S)-binding protein: MIGAPGLVQYLLFLAMLAAGVGLFAVRMRNKIRLLTKFAPENRFDRPAERVKKTLVHVFGQKRILKDPATGLMHAFIFWGFCVLGVQTASLFLGTLVRYNFAAALGDFYAWPKDLFIVLVFLAVIYAFFRRLVVRPARVESSGEAYLVLGLILVLMMTDMKGAAAEQALTGHSFGFLGKALAPLMAWLSPEMLSFTWQACFWVQAAVILAFLNILPGSKHFHVITSLFNVYFRKLTPMGKLRTLDLEDENAESFGVAKATELDWKVVMDLYSCTECGRCHEHCPTHTTDKPLSPKRMNDHLKHYVYGHEKEILAGKGAELPDLYASETVGTDELWACTTCGYCEKACPLFIEQIQWITDFRRYKTLSESEFPEELQKAFKGLENNSNPWGIGAHKRAEWAEGLDVPVVGEAESFEYLYYVGCSGSFDDRNRKIARAFATLLKKAGVSFAILGEAEGCCGDAARRTGNEYLFQTLAQGNVEIFKEAGVKKILTTCPHGYNTLKNEYPEFGGTYEVWHHTQFLEKLVKEGKLKPVKSFEAKITFHDSCYLGRYNAVYDAPRALLGSVRGVKLAEMALNRDKGFCCGGGGGRVFMEESLGTRINHKRMEHVKATGCGVAATACPFCMTMLSDGVKETNLEGVEVRDVAEILLDAVE, from the coding sequence ATGATTGGTGCCCCCGGACTGGTTCAATATCTGCTCTTCCTGGCCATGCTGGCGGCCGGCGTGGGGCTTTTCGCCGTCAGGATGCGCAACAAGATCCGGCTGCTGACGAAGTTCGCCCCGGAGAACCGCTTCGACCGGCCGGCGGAGCGCGTGAAGAAAACCCTCGTCCACGTCTTCGGCCAGAAGCGCATCCTCAAGGACCCCGCCACGGGGCTCATGCACGCCTTCATCTTCTGGGGCTTCTGCGTCCTGGGCGTCCAGACGGCCTCCCTCTTCCTCGGCACGCTGGTGCGATACAACTTCGCCGCCGCCCTGGGTGATTTTTACGCCTGGCCCAAGGACCTCTTCATCGTCCTGGTCTTCCTCGCCGTGATCTACGCCTTCTTCCGGCGCCTCGTCGTCCGTCCGGCGCGGGTGGAAAGCTCCGGCGAGGCCTACCTGGTGCTGGGCCTGATCCTGGTCCTCATGATGACCGACATGAAGGGCGCCGCCGCCGAGCAGGCCCTCACCGGCCACTCCTTCGGCTTCCTGGGCAAGGCCCTGGCGCCGTTGATGGCCTGGCTGTCCCCGGAAATGCTGAGTTTCACCTGGCAGGCCTGCTTCTGGGTTCAGGCGGCCGTCATCCTGGCCTTCCTGAACATCCTTCCGGGGTCCAAGCACTTCCACGTCATCACCTCGCTCTTCAACGTCTACTTCCGCAAGCTGACCCCCATGGGCAAGCTCCGCACGCTCGACCTCGAGGACGAGAACGCCGAGAGCTTCGGCGTCGCGAAGGCCACCGAGCTGGACTGGAAGGTGGTGATGGACCTCTACTCCTGCACCGAGTGCGGCCGCTGCCACGAGCACTGCCCCACCCACACCACCGACAAGCCCCTCTCCCCCAAGCGGATGAACGACCACCTCAAGCACTACGTCTACGGGCACGAGAAGGAGATCCTGGCGGGGAAGGGCGCCGAGTTGCCGGACCTTTACGCTTCCGAGACCGTGGGCACCGACGAACTGTGGGCCTGCACCACCTGCGGCTACTGCGAGAAGGCCTGCCCCCTCTTCATCGAGCAGATCCAGTGGATCACCGACTTCCGGCGCTACAAGACCCTCTCCGAGAGCGAGTTCCCCGAGGAACTCCAGAAAGCCTTCAAGGGGCTCGAGAACAACTCCAACCCCTGGGGGATCGGCGCCCACAAGCGGGCCGAGTGGGCCGAGGGGCTGGACGTCCCCGTGGTGGGCGAGGCGGAGTCCTTCGAGTACCTCTACTACGTGGGCTGCTCCGGCAGCTTCGACGACCGGAACCGCAAGATCGCCCGGGCCTTCGCCACGCTCCTGAAGAAGGCGGGGGTCTCCTTCGCCATCCTGGGCGAGGCCGAGGGGTGCTGCGGCGACGCCGCCCGGCGCACCGGCAACGAGTACCTGTTCCAGACCCTGGCCCAGGGCAACGTGGAGATCTTCAAGGAAGCCGGCGTGAAGAAGATCCTCACCACCTGCCCCCACGGCTACAACACCCTGAAGAACGAGTACCCGGAGTTCGGCGGGACGTACGAGGTCTGGCACCACACCCAGTTCCTGGAGAAGCTGGTGAAGGAAGGGAAACTCAAGCCCGTCAAGTCGTTTGAAGCGAAGATCACCTTCCACGACTCCTGCTACCTCGGGCGCTACAACGCGGTCTACGACGCGCCGCGGGCCCTGCTCGGCAGCGTCCGGGGCGTGAAGCTGGCCGAGATGGCCCTGAACCGGGACAAGGGTTTCTGCTGCGGCGGCGGCGGCGGCCGCGTCTTCATGGAGGAGAGCCTCGGCACGCGCATCAACCACAAGCGCATGGAGCACGTGAAAGCCACCGGTTGCGGCGTGGCGGCCACGGCGTGCCCCTTCTGCATGACCATGCTCTCCGACGGCGTGAAGGAGACCAACCTCGAGGGGGTCGAGGTCCGCGACGTGGCGGAGATCCTCCTGGACGCGGTGGAATAA
- a CDS encoding DUF512 domain-containing protein yields MARREGLRIEAVEPGSPAAEMGLGPGDVCLALNGEPLEDYLDYQFHYAEFEENTLRVRKPDGELWDVEFELGDGEPLGVRWAEIPPRTCRNRCVFCFVDQLPKGVRRTLRIKDEDFRHSFLYGNFVTLSNVSGRDLRRIVDQKLSPLYVSVHATDPDVRRRLTVPRGTDRFDEHFRFLVANGVTLHTQVVLCPGINDGDVLERTVEDLAASRPAVVSVGVVPLGLTAHRERLPALTSPDPAFCRETLDRIDRLQAACRDRFGSRFVWAADEFYLQAGAPLPPVEAYEGFPQLENGIGMARDFLDGFGELLRRRRKAFAGRRALFATGASFAPLLRECLERFNRFHGAALGVLEVPNRFLGGRVTVAGLLSGSDLLAAARGVDAGEFLGVPSSCLNADGRFLDNRTLDDLERETGFPVTACAPCPDGIVRALSESPTARRHRRDVRTITEEGKS; encoded by the coding sequence ATGGCAAGGCGGGAAGGGCTGAGGATCGAGGCGGTGGAACCGGGTTCGCCCGCGGCGGAGATGGGCCTGGGGCCGGGGGACGTCTGCCTCGCCCTCAACGGCGAACCCCTGGAGGACTACCTCGATTACCAGTTCCACTACGCGGAGTTCGAGGAGAACACCCTGCGGGTCCGCAAGCCCGACGGCGAGCTGTGGGACGTGGAGTTCGAGCTGGGCGACGGCGAGCCCCTCGGCGTCCGCTGGGCGGAGATCCCCCCCCGGACCTGCCGCAACCGCTGCGTCTTCTGCTTCGTGGACCAGCTCCCCAAGGGCGTCCGCCGCACCCTCCGCATCAAGGACGAGGACTTCCGCCACTCCTTCCTCTACGGCAACTTCGTCACCCTCAGCAACGTGTCGGGCCGCGACCTCCGGCGGATCGTCGACCAGAAGCTCTCGCCGCTCTACGTATCGGTCCACGCCACCGACCCCGACGTCCGCCGGCGGTTGACGGTCCCCCGCGGCACGGACCGCTTCGACGAGCACTTCCGCTTCCTGGTCGCGAACGGGGTCACCCTCCACACCCAGGTGGTCCTCTGCCCGGGGATCAACGACGGCGACGTCCTGGAGCGGACCGTGGAAGACCTCGCCGCGAGCCGACCGGCCGTGGTCTCCGTGGGCGTGGTGCCGCTGGGCCTCACGGCGCACCGGGAAAGGCTCCCGGCGCTGACGTCCCCCGACCCCGCCTTCTGCCGCGAGACCCTGGATCGGATCGACCGTTTGCAGGCGGCGTGCCGGGACCGGTTCGGGAGCCGGTTCGTCTGGGCCGCCGACGAGTTCTACCTCCAGGCGGGGGCGCCCCTCCCGCCGGTGGAAGCCTACGAAGGCTTCCCCCAGCTGGAGAACGGCATCGGCATGGCCCGGGACTTCCTCGACGGCTTCGGTGAGCTGCTCCGCCGCCGCCGGAAGGCCTTCGCCGGCCGCCGGGCCCTGTTCGCCACCGGGGCCTCCTTCGCACCCCTCCTGCGGGAGTGCCTCGAGCGTTTCAACCGCTTCCACGGGGCGGCGCTGGGGGTGCTGGAAGTGCCCAACCGCTTCCTGGGCGGCCGGGTGACGGTGGCCGGGCTCCTTTCGGGAAGCGACCTCCTGGCCGCCGCCCGGGGCGTCGATGCGGGGGAGTTCCTGGGCGTCCCGTCCTCCTGCCTCAACGCCGACGGGCGCTTCCTCGACAACCGGACCCTCGACGATCTCGAGCGCGAAACCGGGTTCCCGGTGACGGCCTGCGCCCCCTGCCCGGACGGGATCGTCAGGGCCCTCTCCGAATCCCCGACTGCACGACGGCATCGAAGGGACGTTCGCACGATCACGGAGGAAGGCAAGTCATGA
- the trmFO gene encoding methylenetetrahydrofolate--tRNA-(uracil(54)-C(5))-methyltransferase (FADH(2)-oxidizing) TrmFO, with the protein MSGTTTVTVIGGGLAGSEAAWQLARRGVPVRLLEMRPGTMTPAHRTGDLAELVCSNSLKSEAPASAVFLLKEELRTLGSLVMLSADETRVPAGHALAVDRERFARRVTEALEGHPLVEVRREAAEDVGPDRPVIVAAGPLASDALAGALSRAAGAGHLYFHDAVSPIVARDSIDFGVAWESSRYGRGGDDYLNCPFDREAYERFLEALLAAEQHPLHAFEEPRFFEGCLPVEELARRGPDTLRFGPLKPVGLDDPRTGRRPWAVLQLRKENALAEAYNLVGFQTNLRYGEQERVFRMIPGLANARFLRLGKMHRNTFVNAPRVLDASLEMKACPGVFLAGQLMGLEGYVEAVATGLLAALQVHRRLRGLPPLLFPRETALGSLQHFWTHAEPDRYQPTNMSFALLPPPEPGLKRRIRGKAEQHAHRVTEALGVFRAFTAEMEQGM; encoded by the coding sequence ATGTCCGGAACGACGACGGTGACGGTGATCGGAGGCGGTTTGGCGGGGAGCGAGGCCGCCTGGCAGCTCGCCCGGCGGGGCGTGCCCGTCCGGCTCCTGGAAATGCGCCCCGGCACGATGACCCCCGCCCACCGAACCGGGGACCTCGCCGAGTTGGTCTGCTCCAACTCCCTCAAGTCCGAGGCGCCGGCGTCCGCCGTCTTCCTGCTCAAGGAGGAACTGCGCACACTGGGCAGCCTGGTGATGCTCTCCGCCGACGAAACCCGCGTCCCGGCCGGCCACGCCCTGGCGGTGGACCGGGAGCGCTTCGCCCGGCGGGTCACCGAAGCCCTCGAGGGCCACCCGCTCGTCGAGGTCCGGCGCGAGGCGGCGGAGGACGTCGGCCCCGACCGCCCCGTCATCGTGGCCGCCGGCCCCCTGGCCTCCGACGCCCTGGCCGGCGCCCTGTCCCGGGCCGCCGGGGCGGGCCACCTCTACTTCCACGACGCCGTCAGCCCCATCGTGGCGAGGGACTCCATCGACTTCGGCGTGGCCTGGGAGTCCTCCCGCTACGGGAGGGGCGGCGACGACTACCTCAACTGCCCCTTCGATCGGGAGGCCTACGAACGCTTCCTCGAAGCCCTGCTCGCGGCGGAGCAGCACCCGCTCCACGCCTTCGAGGAACCCCGCTTCTTCGAGGGGTGCCTGCCGGTGGAGGAACTGGCCCGGCGGGGCCCCGACACCCTCCGCTTCGGACCCCTCAAGCCGGTGGGCCTGGACGACCCCCGCACGGGGCGCCGCCCCTGGGCTGTTCTGCAACTCCGGAAGGAGAACGCCCTGGCGGAGGCCTACAACCTGGTGGGTTTCCAGACCAACCTCCGCTACGGGGAGCAGGAGCGGGTGTTCCGGATGATCCCGGGCCTGGCGAACGCCCGCTTCCTTCGACTGGGGAAGATGCACCGCAACACCTTCGTCAACGCCCCGCGGGTGCTGGACGCGTCCCTGGAGATGAAGGCCTGCCCGGGGGTCTTCCTCGCCGGGCAGCTCATGGGCCTGGAAGGGTACGTTGAAGCCGTCGCCACCGGTCTATTGGCGGCGCTCCAGGTCCACCGACGCCTCCGGGGCCTCCCGCCGCTCCTGTTCCCCCGGGAAACGGCGCTGGGGAGCCTGCAGCACTTCTGGACCCACGCGGAGCCGGACCGTTACCAGCCCACCAACATGAGCTTCGCCCTGCTCCCCCCGCCGGAACCGGGGCTCAAGCGCCGGATCCGCGGAAAGGCGGAACAGCACGCCCACCGCGTGACGGAGGCGCTGGGGGTCTTCCGGGCATTCACCGCGGAGATGGAACAGGGTATGTAA
- a CDS encoding carboxypeptidase regulatory-like domain-containing protein yields MKRFLIILIAFYLCGAFAFASAADASRLLARAAKVFGPPLDAELHLYPVGRHHVLRVDLDPAGNLLELRVEDLGNYFETHPEWEATEGYQPLTQSDFRSLLDRLDRIQTKGRVVRPASLPFAVEYRTEYMQETYERARLRWARMVDLDTDRNQRTVSVLSIQVIFDHRGKNPVNLCPCRCRPAASDHFSNGGNEFILLDLPVPRHRVFGRISLPDGKSAADAMVEIFECPANEYGLSHLDRETKRIAACHVEEDGYFCLDGLPPGNYVFRAGTAYESDLNQIHAFITIAGDEEDAFDEPIFTCLSAAT; encoded by the coding sequence ATGAAGCGTTTCCTGATCATCCTGATCGCCTTTTACCTGTGCGGCGCCTTCGCCTTCGCCTCGGCCGCGGACGCCTCCCGGCTGCTCGCCCGGGCCGCGAAGGTTTTCGGCCCGCCCCTGGACGCGGAACTGCACCTCTACCCCGTCGGCCGCCACCACGTCCTCCGCGTCGACCTGGACCCGGCGGGCAACCTGCTGGAACTCCGCGTCGAGGATCTTGGGAACTATTTCGAAACCCATCCGGAATGGGAAGCTACCGAGGGGTATCAGCCTCTCACGCAGTCGGACTTCCGCTCACTGCTGGATCGCCTTGACCGCATCCAGACGAAGGGGCGGGTCGTCCGGCCGGCTTCCTTGCCCTTCGCCGTGGAATACCGGACCGAGTACATGCAGGAGACATACGAACGTGCCCGTCTTCGCTGGGCGAGGATGGTCGATCTTGATACGGACAGGAATCAGCGGACCGTATCGGTTCTCAGTATCCAGGTTATATTCGATCACCGGGGTAAAAACCCGGTCAATCTCTGCCCCTGCCGATGCCGCCCGGCCGCATCCGATCATTTCTCCAATGGGGGGAACGAGTTCATCCTGCTCGACCTTCCTGTCCCCCGTCACCGCGTCTTCGGAAGGATATCCCTCCCCGACGGGAAAAGCGCTGCAGATGCGATGGTGGAAATCTTCGAATGTCCGGCAAACGAGTATGGATTGTCCCATCTCGACAGGGAGACGAAACGCATTGCCGCTTGCCATGTCGAGGAGGACGGGTATTTCTGCCTCGACGGGCTTCCCCCTGGAAATTATGTATTCCGGGCCGGCACGGCCTATGAAAGCGATCTGAACCAGATCCACGCCTTCATCACCATCGCCGGGGACGAGGAGGACGCTTTCGACGAGCCGATTTTCACCTGCCTTTCAGCTGCCACCTGA
- a CDS encoding TIGR02757 family protein yields the protein MKNENRGSTGKADAPGDPKQASPSSARAPDLRTAVQGGRAGDGVEPLLRALETVRDRCPEGFVEDADPVRFPRRFGGKADAEAAGWFAALLAYGRRDLFLGILERFFALLPTDLADGLRRFDPARDARRFFPLRYRFNTGADLALAAAVLGRVLRGHEDLEAYFGSFKAGGAGDVSEALRGMLRDLRARLDSLAGHPAFRGRTGTPLFLFPDPDGASSLKRPFLFLRWMVRREAPDLGLWTGIDPGRLVMPLDVHVFRLARRLGLTHRSSPGLPAAREVTAAFRRLCPEDPLRWDFALSWWGTTRCGGGEGPCDPSVRTTCPLAAMCRL from the coding sequence ATGAAGAATGAAAACCGGGGGTCGACGGGGAAGGCGGACGCGCCCGGCGACCCGAAACAGGCTTCACCTTCCAGTGCTCGCGCGCCTGACCTGCGGACTGCGGTGCAGGGGGGGCGGGCGGGTGATGGCGTCGAGCCGTTGCTCCGTGCCCTGGAAACGGTGCGGGACCGGTGCCCCGAAGGTTTCGTCGAGGACGCCGACCCGGTCCGTTTCCCCCGGCGGTTCGGCGGGAAGGCGGACGCCGAGGCCGCCGGGTGGTTCGCCGCCCTGCTGGCCTACGGCCGCCGGGACCTGTTCCTGGGCATCCTGGAGCGGTTCTTCGCCCTCCTGCCGACGGACCTGGCGGACGGCCTGCGCCGCTTCGACCCGGCCCGGGACGCTCGACGGTTCTTCCCCCTGCGTTACCGTTTCAACACCGGCGCCGACCTGGCCCTGGCGGCGGCCGTGCTGGGCCGGGTCCTCCGGGGGCACGAGGACCTGGAGGCGTATTTCGGAAGCTTCAAGGCCGGCGGGGCGGGCGACGTCTCGGAAGCGCTGCGCGGGATGCTCCGGGACCTGCGGGCCCGCCTGGATAGCCTGGCCGGACACCCGGCCTTCCGCGGGCGGACGGGGACCCCCCTTTTCCTGTTCCCGGACCCCGACGGCGCCAGTTCCCTCAAGCGGCCCTTCCTCTTCCTGCGGTGGATGGTCCGGCGGGAAGCGCCCGACCTGGGACTGTGGACCGGGATCGACCCCGGCCGCCTGGTGATGCCCCTGGACGTGCACGTCTTCCGCCTTGCCCGTCGCCTGGGCCTCACCCACCGGTCCTCCCCGGGGCTCCCGGCCGCCCGGGAAGTCACCGCCGCCTTCCGCCGGCTCTGCCCGGAGGACCCGCTGCGCTGGGACTTCGCCCTCAGTTGGTGGGGCACCACCCGCTGCGGCGGCGGTGAGGGCCCGTGCGACCCGTCCGTCCGGACGACCTGCCCGCTGGCGGCCATGTGCAGGCTATAG
- a CDS encoding type II toxin-antitoxin system VapC family toxin: MNLVLDTSAYVGFARGHEPVVAALARKGTTLWIPAVVLGELRYGFLKGTRAAWNEEKLGQVMKELDIRVIDVDEDVTRKYAVVYLSLEKKGTKIPVNDVWIAASCLSMGGTLLTSDRHFEAVETLDLMLFE; encoded by the coding sequence ATGAACCTGGTGCTGGACACCTCGGCCTACGTCGGCTTCGCTCGGGGCCACGAGCCTGTCGTCGCCGCCCTGGCGCGGAAAGGGACGACGCTCTGGATCCCCGCCGTCGTTCTCGGGGAACTGCGCTACGGGTTCCTGAAGGGGACGCGGGCGGCCTGGAACGAGGAGAAGCTCGGACAGGTGATGAAGGAACTGGACATCCGGGTCATCGACGTGGACGAGGACGTCACGCGCAAATACGCCGTCGTCTACCTTTCCCTTGAAAAAAAGGGCACGAAAATCCCCGTCAACGACGTCTGGATCGCGGCCTCCTGCCTGAGCATGGGCGGGACGCTCCTCACCTCGGACCGACACTTCGAAGCCGTTGAGACCCTCGACTTGATGCTGTTCGAGTAG
- a CDS encoding PAS domain S-box protein: MSPPRRPQSKFSQRHPGASLLLGLLPAVALTALLAGTGGASPSTRWGLAVIALLAWLVPFVACRARVNRHLRTLANALSALREGDFSLRVRGGGMTDPLGELVREVNNLGEFLREQRAGSLEAQALVRVVLGEIDVALLTFDGGANLRLVNRAGERLLGRTAADLAGRNARELGLDKLLIGETPRVTELNLPGGAGRWELRRTQFREHGRRHTLLVLTDLSRALRDEERAAWQRLLRVLGHELNNSLAPIRSIAGSLLKILRRDPPPEDWRQDLEEGLAIVEGRAEGLHRFLDGYSRLARLPLPRLAPVDLGDAVRRAAALETRLAVAVEEGPPVTVQADAGQLDQVLINLLRNAADAALVTGGGVAVSWGPEGGAAVVRVRDGGPGIANPANLFVPFFTTKPSGSGIGLVLSRQIAEAHGGTLELNNRPEGKGCEAVLRLPMPEG, encoded by the coding sequence ATGAGCCCGCCCCGGCGCCCGCAGTCGAAATTTTCTCAACGGCACCCCGGCGCGTCGCTTCTCCTGGGCCTGCTCCCCGCCGTGGCCCTCACGGCGCTCCTGGCCGGCACCGGGGGGGCGTCTCCCTCCACCCGCTGGGGCCTGGCCGTCATCGCTCTCCTGGCCTGGCTGGTTCCGTTCGTCGCTTGCCGCGCCCGGGTGAACCGCCACCTGCGCACCCTGGCCAACGCGCTTTCGGCCCTTCGGGAAGGGGATTTCTCCCTGCGGGTCCGGGGCGGCGGGATGACCGACCCCCTGGGGGAACTGGTCCGCGAGGTGAACAACCTGGGGGAGTTCCTCCGGGAGCAGCGCGCGGGGTCCCTGGAGGCGCAGGCCCTGGTGCGGGTGGTCCTGGGTGAGATCGACGTGGCGCTCCTCACTTTCGACGGCGGTGCCAACCTGCGACTGGTCAACCGCGCGGGCGAGCGGCTCCTGGGAAGAACGGCCGCCGACCTCGCCGGCCGGAACGCCCGGGAACTGGGTTTGGACAAGCTTCTGATCGGGGAGACTCCCCGGGTTACGGAACTGAACCTCCCCGGGGGGGCGGGCCGCTGGGAGCTGAGGCGGACGCAGTTCCGTGAACACGGCCGGCGCCACACCCTCCTGGTGCTCACCGACCTGAGCCGGGCCCTCCGGGACGAGGAACGGGCGGCCTGGCAGCGCCTGCTGCGGGTCCTGGGGCACGAGCTGAACAACTCCCTGGCGCCCATCCGGTCCATCGCCGGCAGCCTTCTCAAGATCCTGCGCCGCGACCCCCCGCCCGAGGACTGGCGGCAGGACCTCGAGGAGGGCCTCGCCATCGTGGAGGGGCGTGCCGAGGGGCTGCACCGCTTCCTCGACGGCTACTCCCGCCTGGCCCGGCTCCCCCTGCCCCGATTGGCACCGGTGGACCTGGGGGATGCCGTCCGGCGCGCCGCGGCGCTGGAGACCCGGCTGGCGGTCGCGGTGGAGGAAGGACCGCCGGTAACGGTTCAGGCCGACGCCGGCCAGCTGGACCAGGTGCTCATCAACCTGCTGCGGAACGCCGCGGACGCGGCGCTTGTGACGGGGGGCGGCGTGGCGGTGTCGTGGGGACCCGAGGGCGGGGCGGCGGTGGTCCGCGTCCGGGACGGCGGCCCCGGGATCGCCAATCCCGCCAACCTCTTCGTTCCCTTCTTCACCACCAAGCCCAGCGGCTCGGGGATCGGCCTGGTCCTCTCCCGCCAGATCGCCGAGGCCCACGGCGGCACCCTGGAGCTGAACAACCGCCCGGAGGGGAAGGGCTGCGAAGCCGTCCTTCGGCTACCGATGCCGGAAGGTTGA
- a CDS encoding sigma-54-dependent Fis family transcriptional regulator: protein MMPPTQPPCILVADDQPDVRDALRLLLKTEGFRAEAADSPAAALDLASRREFDAALVDLNYTRDTTSGREGLDLLERLRGLDATLPVIVMTAWGTVDLAVEAMRRGARDFVGKPWDNERLLHVVRTEVELRRAARQERFLREENRLLRGEGLPEMVCGSPAMAAVIDLVRRVGPSDANLLITGENGTGKGLLARLVHSLSERSDRPLVTVNMGGLSEGLFESELFGHVKGAFTDARADRVGRFELSAGGTLFLDEIANLPSALQAKMLRVLECGEFERVGSSRTQRVDVRILSATNSDLNAEAAAGRFRQDLLFRLNTVEVRLPPLRERPEDIPLLAAHFLARHAAKYRKPVTGFEASALNVLQTYAWPGNVRELDHVVERAVLLSRGTRVQPADLSCRPAPGTGPAPDDLSLEDLERLFIRKALDRHGGNVLRTARALGLSRSALYRRLQKHGLDGAGEAGA, encoded by the coding sequence ATGATGCCCCCCACCCAGCCCCCCTGCATCCTGGTCGCCGACGACCAGCCCGACGTCCGGGACGCCCTGCGGCTCCTCCTCAAGACGGAAGGCTTTCGGGCGGAGGCGGCCGACTCCCCGGCGGCGGCCCTGGACCTGGCTTCCCGGCGGGAGTTCGACGCCGCCCTCGTGGACCTCAACTACACCCGGGACACCACCTCCGGCCGGGAGGGCCTCGACCTGCTGGAGCGCCTGCGGGGCCTCGACGCCACCCTCCCGGTGATCGTGATGACCGCCTGGGGCACCGTGGACCTGGCGGTGGAAGCCATGCGCCGCGGGGCCCGGGACTTCGTCGGCAAGCCGTGGGACAACGAGCGTCTTCTGCATGTCGTCCGGACCGAGGTGGAATTGCGTCGCGCGGCCCGCCAGGAGCGCTTTCTGAGGGAAGAGAACCGACTGCTGCGCGGCGAGGGCCTCCCGGAGATGGTGTGCGGCTCCCCGGCCATGGCCGCCGTCATCGACCTCGTCCGCCGCGTGGGCCCCTCCGACGCCAACCTGCTCATCACCGGCGAAAACGGGACGGGGAAAGGCCTGCTGGCCCGGCTCGTCCACTCCCTCTCCGAGCGCTCCGACAGGCCGCTGGTCACCGTCAACATGGGGGGCCTCTCCGAGGGGCTCTTCGAGTCCGAGCTGTTCGGCCACGTCAAGGGGGCCTTCACCGACGCCAGGGCCGACCGGGTGGGCCGCTTCGAACTGTCCGCCGGCGGGACCCTCTTCCTCGACGAGATCGCCAACCTCCCGTCGGCCCTGCAGGCCAAGATGCTGCGGGTGCTGGAGTGCGGCGAGTTCGAGCGGGTGGGGTCGTCCCGCACCCAGCGGGTGGACGTGCGCATCCTCTCCGCCACCAACTCCGACCTCAACGCCGAGGCGGCGGCCGGCCGCTTCCGGCAGGACCTCCTCTTCCGGCTCAACACCGTGGAGGTCCGGCTGCCGCCCCTGCGGGAGCGCCCCGAGGACATCCCCCTCCTGGCCGCCCACTTCCTGGCACGCCACGCGGCGAAGTACCGGAAGCCCGTCACGGGTTTCGAGGCGTCGGCCCTGAACGTGCTCCAGACCTACGCCTGGCCGGGGAACGTGCGGGAACTCGACCACGTGGTGGAGCGGGCCGTCCTGCTCAGCCGCGGCACCCGGGTCCAGCCGGCGGACCTCTCCTGCCGTCCCGCCCCCGGAACGGGGCCCGCCCCGGACGACCTGAGCCTGGAGGACCTCGAGCGCCTTTTCATCCGCAAGGCGCTCGACCGGCACGGCGGCAACGTCCTGCGCACCGCCCGCGCCCTGGGCCTCAGCCGGAGCGCCCTCTACCGCCGCCTCCAGAAGCACGGCCTTGACGGGGCCGGCGAAGCCGGCGCGTGA
- a CDS encoding TraY domain-containing protein — MTVSLRMSAETKEKLKQAAEASGRTQSRYILDLVEDSLGLSERERKVRALAGWMSDVEAAELSENLAVFETVHPGDWA; from the coding sequence ATGACCGTCAGCCTGAGAATGTCCGCGGAGACGAAGGAGAAACTGAAGCAGGCGGCCGAAGCGTCCGGGCGAACGCAGAGCCGTTACATTCTGGACTTGGTGGAGGATTCCCTGGGGTTGTCGGAGCGGGAGCGAAAGGTTCGGGCGCTGGCGGGGTGGATGAGCGACGTGGAAGCCGCTGAGTTGTCGGAGAACCTCGCCGTTTTCGAGACCGTCCATCCGGGAGACTGGGCATGA